Proteins encoded by one window of Cyclobacteriaceae bacterium:
- the ychF gene encoding redox-regulated ATPase YchF produces the protein MGLQCGIVGLPNVGKSTLFNALSNNKAEAANFPFCTIEPNVGVISVPDPRLKVLEGLVNPQKVIPTTIEFVDIAGLVKGASKGEGLGNQFLANIREVDAIVHVVRCFDNDNIVHVDGRVNPVADKEIIDTELQLKDLESVEKKINRLEKIAKSGDAKAKKELGTLSLYKEALLAGKNARAVEVSEEDKKAIEDLQLLTAKPVVYVANVDEGSVLTGNKHVDALRELVKTEGADVVIISAAIEAQIAELESEEDRQTFLKEYGLDESGLAKLIRASYSLLSLITYFTAGEKEVRAWTIKRGWKAPQAAGVIHTDFEKGFIKAEVIKLADYQQYKTEAGCREAGKMAIEGKEYVVADGDIMHFRFNV, from the coding sequence ATGGGCTTGCAATGTGGAATCGTAGGATTGCCGAATGTCGGAAAATCAACCTTGTTTAATGCGCTCTCCAATAACAAGGCCGAGGCTGCAAACTTCCCCTTTTGTACCATAGAGCCAAACGTGGGGGTAATCTCCGTTCCTGATCCGCGCTTAAAGGTGCTTGAAGGATTGGTTAATCCCCAAAAAGTTATCCCGACAACCATTGAGTTTGTTGACATTGCAGGACTTGTAAAAGGAGCGAGCAAAGGGGAGGGGTTGGGTAATCAGTTTCTGGCCAACATCCGCGAAGTAGATGCCATCGTTCACGTGGTGCGCTGCTTCGATAATGACAACATTGTGCACGTTGATGGAAGGGTTAATCCCGTTGCCGATAAAGAGATCATTGACACTGAGTTACAGCTTAAGGATTTAGAATCAGTTGAAAAGAAGATTAACCGGCTTGAGAAGATTGCCAAAAGTGGCGATGCAAAAGCAAAGAAAGAATTAGGTACCCTCAGTCTGTATAAAGAGGCGTTGTTGGCAGGTAAAAATGCCCGTGCCGTTGAGGTAAGTGAAGAAGACAAAAAGGCTATCGAGGACCTTCAACTGCTTACCGCAAAGCCGGTGGTTTACGTAGCCAACGTGGATGAGGGCTCGGTGCTCACCGGAAACAAACACGTAGATGCCCTTCGTGAATTGGTTAAAACCGAAGGCGCTGATGTGGTTATTATTTCAGCCGCCATTGAAGCCCAGATTGCTGAGTTGGAAAGCGAAGAAGACCGCCAAACCTTTCTGAAAGAATATGGACTTGATGAGTCCGGTTTGGCTAAACTGATCCGTGCATCGTATAGTCTGCTCAGCCTGATCACCTATTTCACAGCTGGGGAGAAAGAGGTTCGGGCCTGGACGATAAAACGGGGGTGGAAGGCACCTCAGGCGGCCGGGGTAATTCATACCGATTTCGAAAAGGGGTTCATTAAGGCAGAAGTTATCAAATTGGCTGATTATCAGCAGTATAAAACTGAAGCGGGTTGTCGCGAAGCCGGAAAAATGGCCATTGAAGGCAAGGAATACGTGGTTGCCGATGGCGATATCATGCATTTTCGCTTCAATGTGTAA